The Hypomesus transpacificus isolate Combined female chromosome 3, fHypTra1, whole genome shotgun sequence genome has a window encoding:
- the si:ch211-266g18.10 gene encoding trichohyalin isoform X5, protein MAAAAPQADGHTGETGRVSSPPKAPGFWLLRTLSFSVELLVALAFLLCWIGAGVMMFEIVEYKGVTDIQEIVMDPMKAINEAVDGISNLFNGAQELVPELDPMTAINFATEEITDAKEEFVSYLSDEEGNIYLSYIDPVIIGRGAFEATNDLMCEAGSTIQHTLCTVFDTILDLLKGKYDLSYIDPVVIGRGVFEVINGFMCKVGDAIQDILCSALDTFLDSVKAALQWVGFNPMIIVETVSEWMSSLWAYLWNLLQGVLNVKFSPMTVLTRTVDIIIEQKNILVNYLSHLLMGDQGVIPDITFDPMQVVTDAMVEITDKRNIFLSYLSNMIMDDKGESTPSEIHLIRRKGEFLPPLEKVAELTHTKEKDKISVPSETEEKYDTASMEDVKEAEEEHDKDDEGNKDPGEPLDEAVSDGDYMEAELQEEDADESKNTEHKQKRNVRITYERVRRIGSKAHLKKDQEQPEETDHQVKVEEEKIEGEVVEEEKEAQEQAQPLQKAVEAEDDHPDEGREETKKQEEEKKKTGDLHFKHQVVLEAGGDQEQDMTGIEQDKEGEQAVTEEAVEEKEEEEPANEEVKEEEVEETEDEEAKEEKEEEEPANEEVKEEKEEEETANEEVKEKKEEPANEEVKEEEEEEEEPANEEVKEEEKEEQPVEENKAAIEEVVENEELKKEKKEEEPAKEEVMEEEEEKVEVKKEKDKEKEEEKHKLVNEEDDHVVLTTEKFDVVDIMTGIASEEEEEEKETTPPVTDDEDYSDIIDDDENNNNSESKKTEPKRKRNVHIPYERIRRIGSRAHLKLDEEVPKVEDYQGKDTKDDKVLRESTERRAKQEVEDVLKDLRAAQVRKLERVQRRKENEEKKEKPVKLERKSEKEKEEELSEDKIGEAKNSVKKAEKLQLKDELLKKSAEEIKAVNETGPLRRRFAHQTKMTAIEPKMTVKELKDVKAYKTESDKKEVKSETEAIKADEEVKPEKKVFGKKVVKAEKDVEAKVTSEKIEAHKKESKADNKEVKPEKEAIKTEEEVKPEVKVFGKKVVKAEKEVEAKVTSEKIEAHKKETKADKKEVKPEKEAKAEEEVKPEVKVFGKKVVKAEKEVEAKVTSEKKEAHKKEIEADKKEVKPEKEVIKTDKGVKPEKKVVDKKEVKAEKEVEAKVASEKIEAHKKETKADKKEVKPEKEAIKTEEEVKPEVKVFGKKVVKAEKEVEAKVTSEKKEAHKKETKADKKEVKSEKEAKAEEEVKPEVKAFGKKVVKAEKEVEAKVTTDKIEAHKKETKTDKKEVKPEKEAKAEEEVKPEVKVFGKKVVKAKKEVEAKVTSEKIEAHKKESKADKKEVKPEKEAIKTEEEVKPEVKVFGKKVVKAEKEVEAKVTSEKIEAHKKETKADKKEVKPEKEAIKTDKEVKAEKKVFGKKGVKAEKEVEAKVTTDKIEAHKKETKTDKKEVKPEKEAKAEEEVKPEVKVFGKKVVKAKKEVEAKVTSEKIEAHKKESKADKKEVKPEKEAIKTEEEVKPEVKVFGKKVVKAEKEVEAKVTSEKIEAHKKETKADKKEVKPEKEAKAEEEVKPEVKVFGKKVVKAEKEVEDKVTSEKMEAHKKETKADKKEVKPEKEVIKTDKGVKPEKKVVDKKEVKAEKEVEAKVASEKKEAHKKETKADKKEVKPEKEAIKTEEEVKPEVKVFGKKVVKAEKEVEAKVTSEKIEAHKKETKADKKEVKPEKEAKAEEEVKPEVKVFGKKVVKAEKEVEDKVTSEKKEAHKKEIEADKKEVKPEKEVIKTDKGVKPEKKVVDKKVLKAEKDVEAKVISEKKEAHKKEIKADKKEVKSEKEAKAEEVKPEVKVFGKKVVKAEKEVEAKVTSEKKEAHKKEIEADKKEVKSEKEAIKTDKEVKPEIKLMGKNLVKAEKEVEAKVKLEKIETHKKQTKADKKEVKPEKEAIKIDKEVKPEKKVVDKKEVKAEKDVEAMVTSEKIKAQQKETKADKKEVKPKKEAIKTDKEVKPEKKVVDKKEVKAEKEVEAKVTSEKKEAHKKETKADKKEVKPEKEAIKTDKEVKAEKKVFGKKGVKAEKEVEALKESKPIKAVKPKVAAEKIEVHKKEIKADKKDMKPEKGSVKAEKKDVKAEREGKAIKEEVKAKINEEDQGEVKVKKEVMAALQPEKKEGDKREVKADKKPVKAEKDVMPKKKQADQKEVKVEMKEVRAEKEGKVPKESKANIKPTLKKADLDVKETAELQKEKAKKAGPSIKEIAASKEKTKTVVEKKEQEGTHKNASLTKERLKVVPMKKDLEVTKERPKPTTVKTEAVTSKEKSRSAPSIKEAGVSHRNVSLTKERVKVVAREAEAPKQKTKPAAPGKETLLKEKTKTSSSKKEADTPKEKAKPVIPTKVLEVPKKKVKTAPVKKEPEALKEKAVKEEQDVAKEKAKPAPAKKEPDAPKAKTKQESVKKESETLRREEKEKAKPAIKKDTPKTKTRSKTRLPMKKEAEFSHRNISLTKERVKVVALKKEQETPKEKVTSATAKKEPEATKDKAKPTALKKGVYAEPTAKKEKAKSVSVKKDPEATKVVKSAPAEKGTFSHLADIKPKERVVPPVLRKADVSRQKVKSVAPKKETEAQKDKSKSAATQKEPVTMKELKAANIKKGDSKENVKPTPTVKERDVPEKAKTNTVKKVTEDRVLKEKQRLEPAKKDISHIADPVESDNLSTEDEMPYFQCFFVDEDDVQYPFYPFSPLQM, encoded by the exons ATGGCGGCAGCTGCTCCTCAAG CCGACGGGCACACTGGAGAAACGGGGCGTGTGTCGTCTCCTCCGAAGGCCCCGGGCTTCTGGCTGTTGCGGACGCTGAGCTTCTCTGTGGAGTTGCTGGTGGCCCTGGCTTTCCTCCTCTGCTGGATCGGGGCAGGCGTCATGATGTTCGAAATTGTGGAATACAAAGGGGTTACTG ATATTCAAGAAATTGTCATGGATCCCATGAAAGCTATAAATGAGGCTGTAGATGGCATATCCAACTTGTTCAATGGAGCGCAAG AACTTGTTCCTGAACTGGACCCCATGACTGCTATTAACTTTGCAACTGAGGAAATAACCGATGCGAAAGAAGAATTTGTGAGCTACCTTTCTGATGAAGAAG gaaacatttatttaagctACATTGACCCAGTGATCATAGGCAGAGGTGCCTTCGAGGCTACCAATGACCTCATGTGTGAAGCTGGGAGCACCATACAACACACGCTTTGTACTGTATTTGATACGATCCTGGATCTTCTAAAAG gAAAATACGACTTGAGCTACATTGACCCTGTAGTCATAGGCCGAGGTGTCTTTGAGGTTATCAATGGCTTCATGTGTAAAGTGGGGGACGCCATACAAGACATTCTTTGTAGTGCTTTGGACACTTTCTTGGATAGTGTGAAAG CTGCTCTTCAATGGGTGGGCTTTAACCCCATGATAATCGTGGAGACTGTCTCTGAATGGATGAGCTCACTTTGGGCATACTTATGGAACCTACTGCAAG GCGTCTTAAATGTGAAGTTCAGTCCCATGACGGTTCTCACTAGAACAGTGGACATAATCATTGAGCAGAAGAACATTCTTGTGAACTACCTCTCCCACTTGCTAATGGGAGACCAAG GGGTCATTCCAGACATAACCTTTGACCCGATGCAAGTGGTCACAGATGCCATGGTGGAGATCACAGACAAGAGGAACATATTTCTATCTTATCTGTCAAACATGATCATGGATGACAAAG GTGAATCTACACCATCTGAGATACATCTTATTAGGAGGAAAG GAGAGTTTTTACCGCCTTTGGAAAAAG TTGCAGAACTGACGCACACCAAAGAAAAGGACAAGATCAGTGTTCCTTCAGAAACGGAGGAGAAATACGACACGGCATCCATGGAGGATGtgaaagaggcagaggaggagcatg ATAAAGATGATGAAGGAAATAAAGATCCTGGAGAACCACTGGATGAAGCAGTCTCTGATGGAGACTACATGGAGGCGGAGTTGCAGGAAGAAGATGCCGACGAAAGCAAGAACACGGAACATAAGCAGAAGAGGAATGTCCGCATAACCTACGAGAGGGTACGAAGAATAGGATCAAAGGCCCACTTGAAAAAGGATCAAGAGCAACCAGAAGAGACAGATCATCAAGTCAaggtagaggaagagaagatagaaggagaggtggtggaagaagagaaggaagcaCAGGAGCAGGCCCAACCCTTACAAAAGGCTGTTGAGGCAGAAGATGACCATCCGGatgaaggaagagaagaaacgaagaaacaggaggaggagaaaaagaagactGGTGATCTTCATTTCAAACACCAGGTGGTATTAGAAGCAGGTGGTGACCAGGAACAGGACATGACAGGCATTGAACAAGATAAGGAAGGAGAGCAGGCTGTCACAGAAGAGGCagtagaggagaaggaggaggaggaaccagCAAATGAAgaggtgaaagaggaggaggtagaggaaacaGAAGATGAAGAGGcgaaagaggagaaggaggaggaggaaccagCAAATGAAGAGGtaaaagaggagaaggaggaggaagaaacagCAAATGAAGAGGTgaaagagaagaaggaggaacCCGCAAATGAAgaggtgaaagaggaggaggaggaggaggaggaacccgCAAATGAAgaggtgaaagaggaggagaaggaagaacaGCCAGTGGAGGAAAACAAGGCTGCCATAGAAGAAGTGGTAGAGAAtgaggagctgaagaaggagaagaaagaagaagagcCTGCTAAAGAAGAAgtaatggaggaggaggaggaaaaggtggaggtgaagaaagagaaggataaggagaaagaggaagagaaacataAGCTAGTAAATGAAGAGGATGATCATGTCGTCCTGACAACTGAAAAGTTTGATGTTGTTGACATCATGACTGGCATTGCatctgaagaggaagaggaagaaaaggaaaCAACACCTCCTGTTACTGATGATGAAGATTACTCTGACATCATTGATGAtgatgaaaacaacaacaacagcgaAAGCAAGAAAACAGAACCCAAACGGAAGAGGAATGTCCACATTCCTTATGAGCGAATAAGGAGAATCGGATCAAGGGCCCATCTCAAACTTGATGAAGAGGTGCCCAAAGTGGAAGATTACCAAGGCAAAGACACAAAGGATGACAAAG TTCTCAGGGAATCAACAGAAAGACGAGCAAAACAGGAGGTAGAGGACGTTCTTAAAG ATCTCAGGGCTGCACAGGTCAGAAAATTGGAGAGAGTGCAAAGGAGGAAAGAGaatgaagagaaaaaagagaagccTGTGAAACTCGAGAGAAAGtctgagaaagagaaggaggaagagcttTCTGAGGACAAGATTGGAGAGGCTAAGAACAGTGTGAAAAAGGCAGAAAAGCTACAGCTTAAAG ATGAACTTCTGAAGAAGTCTGCTGAAGAAATAAAAGCAGTGAACGAGACAGGGCCTCTGAGGAGGAGATTTGCTCACCAGACTAAAATGACAG CCATTGAACCCAAGATGACAGTCAAGGAGTTGAAGGATGTGAAGGCCTACAAAACAGAGTCTGACAAGAAAGAGGTAAAGTCCGAGACGGAAGCCATCAAGGCTGATGAGGAGGTGAAGCCAGAGAAAAAGGTGTTTGGCAAAAAAGTGGTAAAGGCTGAAAAGGACGTTGAGGCCAAGGTGACATCAGAAAAAATAGAGGCTCACAAAAAAGAGAGCAAGGCTGACAACAAAGAGGTGAAGCCCGAGAAAGAAGCCAtcaagactgaggaggaggtgaagccaGAGGTAAAAGTGTTTGGCAAAAAAGTGGTAAAGGCCGAAAAGGAGGTTGAGGCCAAGGTGACATCAGAGAAAATAGAGGCTCACAAAAAAGAGACCAAGGCTGACAAGAAAGAGGTGAAGCCCGAAAAGGAAGccaaggctgaggaggaggtgaagccaGAGGTAAAAGTGTTTGGTAAAAAAGTGGTTAAGGCCGAAAAGGAGGTTGAGGCCAAGGTGACATCAGAGAAAAAAGAGGCTCACAAAAAAGAGATTGAGGCTGACAAAAAAGAGGTGAAGCCCGAGAAGGAAGTCATCAAGACTGACAAGGGGGTgaagccagagaaaaaagtggTTGACAAAAAAGAGGTAAAGGCCGAAAAGGAGGTTGAAGCCAAGGTGGCATCAGAAAAAATAGAGGCTCACAAAAAAGAGACCAAGGCTGATAAGAAAGAGGTGAAGCCCGAAAAAGAAGCCAtcaagactgaggaggaggtgaagccaGAGGTAAAAGTGTTTGGCAAAAAAGTGGTAAAGGCCGAAAAGGAGGTTGAGGCCAAGGTGACATCAGAGAAAAAAGAGGCTCACAAAAAAGAGACCAAGGCTGACAAGAAAGAGGTGAAGTCCGAGAAGGAAGccaaggctgaggaggaggtgaagccaGAGGTAAAAGCGTTTGGCAAAAAAGTGGTAAAGGCCGAAAAGGAGGTTGAGGCCAAGGTGACAACAGATAAAATAGAGGCTCACAAAAAAGAGACCAAGACTGACAAGAAAGAGGTGAAGCCCGAGAAGGAAGccaaggctgaggaggaggtgaagccaGAGGTAAAAGTGTTTGGCAAAAAAGTGGTAAAGGCCAAAAAGGAGGTTGAGGCCAAGGTGACATCAGAGAAAATAGAGGCTCACAAAAAAGAGAGCAAGGCTGACAAAAAAGAGGTGAAGCCCGAGAAAGAAGCCAtcaagactgaggaggaggtgaagccaGAGGTAAAAGTGTTTGGCAAAAAAGTGGTAAAGGCCGAAAAGGAGGTTGAGGCCAAGGTGACATCAGAGAAAATAGAGGCTCACAAAAAAGAGACCAAGGCTGACAAGAAAGAGGTGAAGCCCGAGAAGGAAGCCATCAAGACTGATAAGGAGGTGAAGGCAGAGAAAAAGGTGTTTGGCAAAAAAGGGGTAAAGGCCGAAAAGGAGGTTGAGGCCAAGGTGACAACAGATAAAATAGAGGCTCACAAAAAAGAGACCAAGACTGACAAGAAAGAGGTGAAGCCCGAGAAGGAAGccaaggctgaggaggaggtgaagccaGAGGTAAAAGTGTTTGGCAAAAAAGTGGTAAAGGCCAAAAAGGAGGTTGAGGCCAAGGTGACATCAGAGAAAATAGAGGCTCACAAAAAAGAGAGCAAGGCTGACAAGAAAGAGGTGAAGCCCGAGAAAGAAGCCAtcaagactgaggaggaggtgaagccaGAGGTAAAAGTGTTTGGCAAAAAAGTGGTAAAGGCCGAAAAGGAGGTTGAGGCCAAGGTGACATCAGAGAAAATAGAGGCTCACAAAAAAGAGACCAAGGCTGACAAGAAAGAGGTGAAGCCCGAGAAGGAAGccaaggctgaggaggaggtgaagccaGAGGTCAAAGTGTTTGGTAAAAAAGTGGTAAAGGCCGAAAAGGAGGTTGAGGACAAGGTGACATCAGAGAAAATGGAGGCTCACAAAAAAGAGACCAAGGCTGACAAGAAAGAGGTGAAGCCCGAGAAGGAAGTCATCAAGACTGACAAGGGGGTgaagccagagaaaaaagtggTTGACAAAAAAGAGGTAAAGGCCGAAAAGGAGGTTGAGGCCAAGGTGGCATCAGAGAAAAAAGAGGCTCACAAAAAAGAGACCAAGGCTGATAAGAAAGAGGTGAAGCCCGAGAAAGAAGCCAtcaagactgaggaggaggtgaagccaGAGGTAAAAGTGTTTGGCAAAAAAGTGGTAAAGGCCGAAAAGGAGGTTGAGGCCAAGGTGACATCAGAGAAAATAGAGGCTCACAAAAAAGAGACCAAGGCTGACAAGAAAGAGGTGAAGCCCGAGAAGGAAGccaaggctgaggaggaggtgaagccaGAGGTAAAAGTGTTTGGTAAAAAAGTGGTAAAGGCCGAAAAGGAGGTTGAGGACAAGGTGACATCAGAGAAAAAAGAGGCTCACAAAAAAGAGATTGAGGCTGACAAAAAAGAGGTGAAGCCCGAGAAGGAAGTCATCAAGACTGACAAGGGGGTgaagccagagaaaaaagtggTTGACAAAAAAGTGCTAAAGGCCGAAAAGGATGTTGAGGCCAAGGTGATATCAGAGAAAAAAGAGGCTCACAAAAAAGAGATCAAGGCTGACAAGAAAGAGGTGAAGTCCGAGAAGGAAGCCAAGGCTGAGGAGGTGAAGCCAGAGGTAAAAGTGTTTGGCAAAAAAGTGGTAAAGGCCGAAAAGGAGGTTGAGGCCAAGGTGACATCAGAGAAAAAAGAGGCTCACAAAAAAGAGATTGAGGCTGACAAAAAAGAGGTAAAGTCTGAGAAAGAAGCCATCAAGACTGACAAGGAGGTTAAGCCAGAGATAAAATTGATGGGCAAAAATTTGGTAAAGGCCGAAAAGGAGGTTGAGGCCAAAGTGAAATTAGAGAAAATAGAGACTCACAAAAAACAGACCAAGGCTGACAAGAAAGAGGTGAAGCCCGAGAAGGAAGCCATCAAGATTGATAAGGAGGTgaagccagagaaaaaagtggTTGACAAAAAAGAGGTAAAGGCCGAAAAGGACGTTGAGGCCATGGTGACATCAGAGAAAATAAAGGCTCAACAAAAAGAGACCAAGGCTGACAAAAAAGAGGTGAAGCCCAAGAAGGAAGCCATCAAGACTGATAAGGAGGTGAAGCCAGAGAAAAAGGTGGTTGACAAAAAAGAGGTAAAGGCCGAAAAGGAGGTTGAGGCCAAGGTGACATCAGAGAAAAAAGAGGCTCACAAAAAAGAGACCAAGGCTGACAAGAAAGAGGTGAAGCCCGAGAAGGAAGCCATCAAGACTGATAAGGAGGTGAAGGCAGAGAAAAAGGTGTTTGGCAAAAAAGGGGTAAAGGCCGAAAAGGAGGTTGAGGCTCTCAAGGAGTCAAAACCCATAAAGGCAGTTAAGCCCAAAGTGGCAGCAGAGAAAATTGAGGTTCACAAAAAGGAGATCAAGGCTGACAAGAAAGACATGAAGCCTGAAAAGGGGTCGGTTAAGGCTGAGAAGAAGGAcgtgaaagcagagagagaggggaaggcaaTCAAGGAGGAGGTGAAAGCCAAGATAAATGAGGAAGACCAAGGAGAAGTAAAGGTGAAGAAGGAGGTTATGGCTGCACTGCagccagagaaaaaagagggTGACAAAAGAGAGGTGAAGGCCGACAAGAAGCCGGTGAAGGCTGAAAAGGATGTGATGCCCAAGAAAAAACAAGCTGACCAAAAAGAGGTGAAGGTTGAGATGAAGGAGGTGAGGGCTGAGAAGGAGGGTAAAGTCCCAAAAGAGTCGAAGGCCAACATAAAGCCTACTTTGAAAAAGGCTGATCTTGATGTCAAAGAAACAG CAGAACTTCAAAAAGAGAAGGCCAAGAAGGCAGGTCCTTCTATAAAAg AGATTGCTGCTTCTAAAGAGAAGACCAAGACAGTTGTTGAAAAGAAAG AGCAAGAGGGCACCCACAAGAATGCTTCTCTTACCAAGGAGAGGCTGAAAGTAGTGCCAATGAAGAAAG ATCTTGAAGTTACTAAAGAGAGGCCAAAACCAACTACAGTGAAGACAG AAGCTGTCACATCAAAGGAAAAATCAAGATCGGCCCCATCAATCAAAG AGGCTGGAGTTTCCCACCGAAATGTGTCCCTTACAAAGGAGAGGGTGAAGGTTGTGGCCCGAGAAG CAGAAGCTCCTAAACAGAAGACCAAGCCTGCAGCTCCTGGGAAAG AAACTCTtctgaaagaaaaaacaaagacaTCCTCTTCAAAGAAAG AAGCAGACACTCCTAAAGAAAAAGCCAAGCCAGTGATCCCAACTAAAG TTCTAGAGGTTCCCAAGAAGAAGGTAAAAACAGCACCTGTTAAGAAAG AGCCTGAGGCCTTGAAAGAAAAGGCTGTGAAGGAAG AGCAAGATGTTGCAAAAGAAAAGGCCAAACCAGCTCCTGCAAAGAAAG AGCCTGATGCACCAAAGGCCAAGACCAAGcaagaatcagtgaaaaaag AGTCTGAAACTctaagaagagaagagaaagagaaagccaAACCAGCTATTAAGAAAG ATACACCTAAAACAAAGACCAGATCAAAGACCAGACTTCCTATGAAGAAAG AGGCTGAATTTTCTCACAGAAATATCTCACTTACCAAGGAGAGGGTTAAGGTTGTGGCTTTGAAGAAAG AACAAGAGACTCCCAAGGAGAAAGTCACATCAGCAACTGCAAAGAAAG agcCGGAGGCTACTAAAGACAAAGCTAAACCGACTGCTCTGAAGAAAG GTGTTTATGCAGAGCCCACCGCTAAAAAGGAAAAGGCAAAATCTGTGTCTGTGAAGAAAG ATCCTGAGGCTACAAAAGTGGTCAAGTCAGCACCTGCAGAGAaaggtacatttagtcatttagcag ATATAAAGCCTAAAGAGAGGGTCGTACCACCTGTTTTGAGGAAAG CAGATGTCTCCAGACAAAAGGTCAAATCAGTAGCCCCTAAGAAAG AAACCGAGGCTCAGAAAGACAAGTCCAAATCAGCTGCAACCCAGAAAG AACCTGTGACAATGAAGGAACTCAAAGCAGCAAACATTAAGAAAG GGGACTCAAAAGAGAATGTCAAACCAACACCTACTGTGAAAG AACGTGATGTTCCGGAGAAGGCCAAAACAAACACAGTGAAGAAAG TTACAGAAGATAGAGTTCTGAAAGAGAAACAGCGTCTGGAGCCTGCAAAGAAAGATATCTCACACATAG CTGATCCTGTAGAATCAGACAACTTATCAACAGAAG ATGAGATGCCTTACTTCCAGTGCTTCTTTGTGGATGAGGACGACGTGCAGTATCCCTTCTACCCCTTCTCACCGCTCCAGATGTGA